In Gasterosteus aculeatus chromosome 15, fGasAcu3.hap1.1, whole genome shotgun sequence, a single genomic region encodes these proteins:
- the col10a1a gene encoding collagen, type X, alpha 1a, protein MDVRVASIFAIMVAFTAAHGDRYVVKKLVKAPPQYQPYSVKSHVVSVAGEPGAPGEPGPEGPPGPPGPAGESAEGLPGPQGPPGAPGAPGRSVAGKPGSPGGPGKPGSHGAPGEKGDTGAPGSQGPRGAPGSAGSPGPAGLSATGKPGPSGLPGPRGSRGEPGLKGHPGVPGLTGAKGDRGVGIQGPQGETGPEGAVGAPGQPGEPGVGKPGQAGMPGEPGKSGTPGRDGATGPMGPQGPKGHTGAPGVGMPGKPGENGAPGLPGGAGPKGHQGPTGATGAPGASVVGKPGANGEKGERGNTGATGATGAKGEQGPTGYTGATGATGPTGPAGPQGATGFPGETGATGSKGDTGATGAQGPKGNKGDQGAQGFSGKQGYPGAAGPPGPRGATGSTGDKGHVGAPGTPGSPGIPGPAGPKGHPGRAGEPGASGSNGAPGSRGPSGPQGPAGTPGLKGHPGLPGPSGPAGVSAKGLPGPQGPPGQPGDNGVDGAMGPAGPPGPPGPPGEVAFEKGMGMGEVMVKSPMSAFTASLITPFPADGTPIKFDQIVYNAENHYDPETGIFTCQVPGVYYFSYSFHVNGANALVALYKNGQPVMFTYDEYSKGFVDQMSGSTVLLLDEQDTVYVQIPDEDAVGVFAAENVHCSFSGFLIAST, encoded by the coding sequence TGGTGTCAGTGGCAGGTGAGCCTGGTGCTCCAGGTGAGCCTGGCCCTGAGGGGCCTCCTGGCCCTCCTGGCCCCGCAGGTGAGAGCGCTGAAGGTCTGCCTGGCCCGCAAGGACCTCCTGGAGCTCCTGGAGCTCCTGGACGCTCCGTCGCTGGCAAACCTGGTTCCCCAGGTGGACCTGGCAAACCTGGCAGCCATGGAGCACCTGGAGAGAAGGGAGACACTGGAGCCCCTGGCTCTCAGGGACCAAGGGGAGCCCCTGGATCTGCTGGAAGCCCTGGACCTGCAGGCCTCTCTGCTACTGGCAAGCCTGGACCTTCAGGTCTTCCTGGCCCAAGGGGATCTAgaggagagcctggtctgaaaGGACATCCAGGTGTACCTGGACTGACAGGTGCTAAGGGTGATAGAGGGGTGGGAATTCAAGGACCTCAGGGTGAGACAGGGCCAGAAGGAGCCGTGGGTGCACCTGGACAGCCAGGTGAGCCTGGAGTTGGAAAGCCAGGACAAGCAGGTATGCCCGGGGAGCCAGGCAAGTCAGGAACCCCAGGTAGGGATGGTGCTACAGGTCCCATGGGACCACAGGGACCTAAGGGACACACAGGTGCCCCAGGTGTAGGTATGCCTGGTAAACCAGGTGAGAATGGTGCCCCAGGTCTGCCTGGTGGAGCTGGCCCTAAAGGCCACCAAGGACCTACTGGAGCCACTGGTGCCCCTGGGGCCTCAGTAGTTGGAAAGCCAGGTGCAAAtggggaaaagggagagaggggaaatacaggtgccacaggtgccacaggtgcaaAGGGTGAGCAAGGTCCAACAGGATATACTGGCGCTACTGGTGCAACAGGCCCCACTGGTCCTGCTGGACCTCAGGGGGCAACAGGTTTCCCAGGTGAAACTGGCGCTACTGGTTCTAAAGGTGACACAGGTGCTACTGGAGCTCAGGGACCTAAGGGAAACAAGGGAGATCAGGGAGCACAGGGATTTTCAGGCAAGCAGGGTTATCCAGGTGCAGCTGGTCCTCCTGGACCCAGAGGTGCCACTGGATCAACAGGGGACAAAGGTCATGTTGGTGCCCCTGGTACACCAGGTTCCCCAGGTATTCCAGGCCCTGCCGGACCAAAGGGTCATCCCGGCCGCGCAGGTGAGCCAGGTGCCTCTGGTTCTAATGGTGCTCCAGGTTCCAGGGGGCCTTCAGGGCCTCAAGGTCCTGCTGGTACCCCAGGCCTAAAAGGACACCCAGGTCTCCCTGGTCCCTCTGGCCCTGCTGGTGTGTCTGCTAAGGGTCTTCCTGGACCTCAGGGTCCTCCTGGTCAGCCCGGTGACAATGGTGTTGATGGAGCCATGGGCCCAGCTGGCCCTCCCGGTCCCCCTGGTCCTCCTGGTGAGGTTGCGTTTGAGAAGGGCATGGGAATGGGTGAGGTTATGGTCAAGTCCCCCATGTCTGCTTTCACGGCATCTCTCATCACCCCCTTCCCCGCTGATGGCACCCCTATTAAGTTTGACCAGATTGTGTACAATGCTGAGAACCACTATGACCCTGAGACTGGCATCTTCACTTGCCAAGTTCCCGGAGTTTACTATTTCTCCTACAGCTTCCATGTTAATGGAGCAAATGCCTTGGTGGCTTTGTACAAGAATGGCCAGCCTGTTATGTTCACTTATGATGAGTACAGCAAGGGCTTCGTGGACCAGATGTCCGGTAGCACTGTCCTCTTGCTTGATGAGCAGGACACAGTCTATGTACAGATCCCCGATGAAGATGCCGTTGGTGTCTTTGCCGCTGAGAACGTCCATTGCTCTTTCTCTGGGTTCCTCATTGCTTCAACGTGA